From the genome of Candidatus Cloacimonadota bacterium, one region includes:
- a CDS encoding DUF134 domain-containing protein, translated as MGRSRIRRRVLATPAVKGFRPFGRIGGPRPKIIMLLDEYEAIRLLDHENFTQEEAAAAMDISRPTLTRIYNRARRKFATALVEGGILLIEGGDIRLKQHEWLCEDCGAFTETATAHVFHCPVCASPHLISLDDCYQNQCPKCKKCYQGGRNARI; from the coding sequence ATGGGAAGAAGCCGAATTCGCAGACGAGTTTTGGCCACACCGGCAGTCAAGGGTTTCAGGCCCTTCGGCAGGATCGGCGGGCCAAGGCCAAAGATCATCATGCTGCTGGATGAATATGAGGCGATCAGATTGCTGGATCACGAGAATTTCACGCAGGAAGAAGCCGCTGCCGCCATGGATATTTCCAGGCCCACGCTCACCCGCATCTACAACCGGGCGAGGCGTAAATTCGCCACAGCTTTGGTGGAGGGAGGCATTTTACTGATCGAAGGCGGCGATATCAGGCTGAAACAACACGAATGGCTGTGTGAAGACTGCGGCGCTTTCACCGAAACCGCCACTGCGCACGTTTTTCATTGTCCGGTCTGCGCATCACCTCACCTCATATCTCTCGACGATTGTTACCAAAATCAATGCCCAAAGTGCAAAAAATGCTACCAAGGAGGTAGAAATGCCCGGATTTGA
- a CDS encoding DUF5320 domain-containing protein, with the protein MPGFDGTGPRGTGRPGRGLGRQNRYGKGHAGESLPPEQGYVYEYTLEELKERKQALEEEIRWIEDKIGELEKEN; encoded by the coding sequence ATGCCCGGATTTGACGGAACAGGACCCAGGGGCACAGGCCGGCCCGGGCGCGGATTGGGACGCCAAAACAGATACGGCAAGGGACACGCTGGCGAAAGCCTCCCCCCGGAACAAGGCTACGTGTATGAATACACCCTGGAAGAGCTTAAAGAACGCAAGCAGGCTTTGGAAGAAGAGATCCGCTGGATCGAGGACAAGATCGGCGAACTGGAAAAAGAAAACTGA
- a CDS encoding FAD-dependent oxidoreductase gives MKTYDVIIIGGGPSAIITGVTGRKQNPDKSFLMLKEEEKGLVPCGIPYVFHDLGDVDKNMMGPAPFVAAGGEVMVDSVIRVDLEKKQLQTKSGAEFCYNKLVFATGSKPVVPKFIPGYDLQGIEYIHKSYNYIKSLKEKTDAATNIVIIGAGFIGVEMAEQLAKFKDKNVHLVEMLPHVLCAAFSEKLSVIADTAIQEQGVKLHTSTKVTEIVGHEGKATGVKLSDGQVLAADLVIMSIGYKPNTDLAKETGLELNCNQAIVVDNYMRSPVKDVFAVGDCSQNIGFITGRVDNIMLASTATAEARILGYNLFEINLIRTFSGTLSVFSTEIGGKVLASAGAIQQTAEAAGISYIVGEFEDVDRHPEGLPGASKLWVSLVVSPDTGLIIGGEVCGGKSAGELINVIGLAVQKGVTAYELVSYQIGTHPLLTTAPTKYVLIKAAEVAIGKMKTRKN, from the coding sequence ATGAAAACTTATGACGTCATCATCATTGGAGGCGGCCCATCCGCCATCATCACTGGAGTCACCGGACGCAAGCAGAATCCGGACAAGAGCTTTCTGATGCTCAAGGAAGAGGAAAAAGGCTTGGTCCCCTGCGGGATACCCTACGTTTTCCACGACTTGGGCGACGTGGACAAAAACATGATGGGTCCGGCCCCCTTTGTGGCGGCGGGCGGAGAAGTTATGGTGGATTCCGTGATCCGGGTGGACCTGGAAAAAAAGCAGCTGCAAACAAAGTCCGGAGCGGAGTTTTGCTACAACAAGCTGGTGTTTGCCACCGGGTCCAAACCCGTGGTGCCGAAATTCATCCCCGGATACGACTTGCAGGGGATCGAATACATCCATAAATCTTACAACTACATCAAATCCCTGAAAGAAAAGACCGATGCCGCAACAAACATCGTCATCATCGGCGCCGGTTTCATCGGGGTGGAAATGGCGGAGCAGCTGGCCAAGTTCAAAGACAAAAACGTGCACCTGGTGGAAATGCTGCCGCATGTTCTCTGCGCGGCCTTTTCCGAGAAGCTTAGCGTCATCGCGGACACCGCTATCCAGGAACAAGGCGTGAAACTGCACACCTCCACCAAGGTAACCGAGATCGTGGGGCACGAGGGAAAGGCAACCGGAGTTAAACTATCCGACGGACAGGTACTTGCGGCTGACCTGGTGATCATGTCCATCGGTTATAAACCCAATACCGATCTGGCCAAAGAAACCGGCTTGGAACTGAACTGCAACCAAGCCATCGTGGTGGACAATTACATGCGCAGCCCGGTCAAAGACGTCTTCGCCGTGGGCGATTGCTCCCAAAACATCGGTTTCATCACCGGCCGGGTGGACAACATCATGCTGGCTTCCACCGCCACTGCCGAAGCGCGGATTTTGGGTTATAACCTCTTTGAGATCAACCTGATACGCACCTTCTCCGGTACGCTCTCCGTTTTTTCCACCGAGATCGGCGGGAAAGTTCTGGCCTCAGCCGGAGCCATACAACAAACCGCTGAGGCAGCCGGGATCAGCTACATCGTTGGCGAGTTCGAAGATGTGGACCGCCATCCGGAAGGCCTCCCCGGCGCCTCCAAACTCTGGGTGAGCCTGGTGGTTTCACCGGATACCGGCCTGATCATCGGGGGTGAAGTTTGCGGTGGCAAATCCGCTGGCGAACTTATCAACGTGATCGGCCTGGCCGTCCAGAAAGGCGTAACCGCTTATGAACTGGTTTCATACCAGATCGGCACCCATCCCCTGCTGACCACCGCGCCCACCAAATATGTGCTGATCAAAGCCGCGGAAGTGGCCATCGGCAAAATGAAGACCCGCAAAAACTGA
- a CDS encoding NifB/NifX family molybdenum-iron cluster-binding protein, with translation MKIAIPLTNGALSSHFGHCEKFAIYTVDNKQILKEETVDPPAHEPGSHPAFLHGLGCTVVIAGGMGYKAQELMCQNGISVVVGVPNLPLPELVNQYLQGKLESGQNRCDH, from the coding sequence GTGAAAATAGCCATACCGCTCACCAACGGAGCCCTGAGCTCACATTTCGGACATTGCGAGAAATTCGCCATCTACACCGTTGACAACAAGCAGATCCTGAAAGAAGAAACCGTGGATCCGCCCGCGCACGAACCGGGATCGCATCCGGCCTTTTTGCATGGACTTGGCTGCACTGTGGTGATAGCCGGGGGCATGGGCTACAAAGCCCAGGAACTGATGTGCCAAAACGGCATCAGCGTGGTGGTGGGAGTTCCGAACCTGCCGCTGCCGGAACTGGTGAATCAATATCTGCAGGGGAAACTGGAATCCGGGCAAAACCGTTGCGACCACTGA
- a CDS encoding ATP-binding protein has protein sequence MKIAIASGKGGTGKTTLAVNLALRAAETRNVVLADLDVEEPNSAIFIRGDKTTEQRFFRAVPNWEKEACTLCGKCAEVCQFNAVVKLGETILVLPQLCHSCFACSELCPVNALPMRNTPLGWLRGYQQGRLVFLESKLDVGEEMAAPLIKQTISYMDEKLSRPEFQFRDCPPGTACPVIAATSDADLVLLVTEPTPFGLYDLELAVETMRQLDKSMAVVINRWGIGDGKVLRFCEKEQLPVWAIFPNQRKIAELYSRGELIYPEVQEFREGLDAILARLNELKEASE, from the coding sequence ATGAAGATCGCCATTGCCAGCGGCAAAGGCGGGACCGGAAAAACCACTTTGGCGGTGAATCTGGCCCTGCGGGCCGCTGAAACGCGGAACGTGGTGCTGGCCGACCTGGATGTGGAGGAGCCGAACAGCGCCATCTTCATCCGGGGAGACAAAACAACCGAACAACGGTTTTTCCGCGCCGTTCCCAACTGGGAAAAAGAGGCCTGCACGCTGTGCGGCAAGTGCGCGGAAGTTTGCCAGTTCAACGCTGTGGTCAAACTGGGGGAAACCATTCTGGTGCTGCCTCAGCTTTGCCATTCCTGCTTTGCCTGCAGTGAGCTCTGTCCCGTGAACGCGCTCCCCATGAGGAATACACCGCTGGGCTGGCTGCGCGGATATCAGCAGGGCAGGCTGGTGTTTCTGGAAAGCAAGCTCGACGTGGGCGAGGAAATGGCCGCGCCCCTGATCAAACAGACCATCTCCTACATGGACGAAAAGCTTTCCAGGCCGGAGTTTCAGTTTCGCGACTGCCCTCCCGGCACGGCGTGCCCGGTGATCGCCGCCACCAGTGACGCGGACCTGGTGCTTCTGGTTACAGAGCCCACCCCTTTTGGCCTGTATGACCTTGAACTGGCGGTGGAAACCATGCGCCAACTGGACAAAAGCATGGCGGTGGTGATCAACCGCTGGGGGATCGGCGACGGGAAAGTACTGCGCTTTTGCGAAAAGGAACAGCTTCCGGTCTGGGCGATCTTCCCCAATCAGCGTAAAATAGCGGAGCTTTATTCCCGGGGAGAACTTATCTACCCCGAAGTGCAGGAATTCCGGGAAGGATTGGACGCCATTCTGGCCAGGCTGAACGAACTGAAGGAGGCGTCCGAATGA
- a CDS encoding ATP-binding protein: protein MKEIVIISGKGGTGKTSVAAALATIASQTVMADCDVDAADLHLILKPDTRQSEAFFSGVKAVIDPDKCSACGLCEAICRFGAISHQGMHYAVDRLACEGCGYCHHICPVDAISLPEQQVGHSYISHTKLGSQLVHAKLEAGADNSGKLVAKVKKDAKELALKTGMDYVWVDGSPGIGCPVISSLSGADFVLLVTEPTLSGLGDMQRVHQLVEQFKIPAGCLINKADINPEVTDRIKDFIQEKGILLVDEIPYDEDFPHAITLGQSLVEFNPAKWRPRFDRIWQIVCKELT from the coding sequence ATGAAGGAAATAGTGATCATTTCCGGCAAGGGCGGCACGGGCAAAACCTCTGTCGCGGCGGCTTTGGCCACGATCGCATCCCAGACGGTGATGGCGGATTGTGACGTTGACGCCGCCGATCTGCACCTGATCCTCAAACCGGACACACGGCAAAGCGAAGCATTTTTCAGCGGGGTCAAAGCTGTGATAGATCCGGACAAGTGCAGCGCCTGCGGCCTCTGCGAAGCCATTTGCCGTTTTGGCGCCATCAGCCATCAGGGCATGCATTACGCGGTTGACCGGCTGGCCTGCGAAGGCTGCGGCTACTGCCATCATATTTGCCCCGTGGACGCGATCAGTCTGCCGGAACAGCAGGTCGGCCACAGCTACATATCCCACACCAAGCTGGGCAGCCAGCTGGTTCACGCCAAACTGGAGGCCGGGGCCGACAACTCTGGCAAGCTGGTGGCCAAGGTGAAGAAAGACGCCAAAGAGCTTGCCCTTAAAACAGGCATGGATTATGTTTGGGTGGACGGTTCGCCCGGCATCGGCTGTCCTGTGATCTCTTCATTATCTGGAGCGGACTTTGTGCTTCTGGTAACGGAACCGACCCTGTCCGGACTGGGAGACATGCAACGCGTGCATCAGCTTGTCGAGCAGTTCAAGATCCCGGCGGGATGCCTGATCAACAAGGCGGACATCAATCCTGAGGTCACCGACCGGATCAAGGATTTCATCCAGGAGAAAGGCATCCTGTTGGTGGATGAGATTCCCTACGATGAGGATTTTCCCCATGCCATCACACTCGGCCAGAGTTTGGTGGAATTCAACCCGGCCAAGTGGAGACCAAGATTTGACCGCATTTGGCAGATAGTATGCAAGGAGTTAACATGA
- a CDS encoding NifB/NifX family molybdenum-iron cluster-binding protein, translated as MKIAFTSTGTDWDAMIDPRFGRTDYIFIYDEDTQETTHIDNRQIVNVAHGAGPQTAQRIYEHKPQVLITGNGPGGNAASILSQMDLKIFTGAGGMTVRQAYQAYQDGKLPQGT; from the coding sequence ATGAAAATAGCTTTCACCAGCACAGGCACAGACTGGGATGCCATGATCGATCCCAGATTTGGGCGCACGGACTATATCTTCATATACGATGAAGATACCCAGGAAACCACACACATCGACAACCGGCAGATCGTGAATGTCGCGCACGGGGCCGGACCGCAGACCGCGCAAAGGATCTATGAGCACAAACCTCAGGTGCTGATCACGGGAAACGGTCCCGGGGGCAATGCCGCCTCCATCCTGAGCCAAATGGACCTGAAGATCTTCACAGGAGCGGGCGGAATGACCGTGCGCCAAGCCTATCAAGCCTATCAGGACGGGAAACTGCCACAGGGAACCTGA
- a CDS encoding Mrp/NBP35 family ATP-binding protein, which translates to METNKNAETEVDLSGIKHRIMVMSGKGGVGKSTIAVNLAYGLALAGKKVGLLDADLHGPSVAKMTGSEGARASGNAEGKILPVRLHDNFLALSIAYLIENADSALIWRGPLKMSALKDMIQNTEWGELDYLIIDCPPGTGDEPLSVVQLLGRVDGAVVVSSAQDVALLDVRKNLDFAKKLGVPVLGLIENMSWIACPHCGEKVELFGGEGIAKALMDYDVDLLAKLPFDSNITSSCDGGRPFIYEFGKTPSAQILQDFVQGVITKTEG; encoded by the coding sequence ATGGAAACGAACAAGAACGCAGAGACCGAAGTGGATCTGAGCGGCATCAAACACAGAATAATGGTGATGAGCGGCAAAGGCGGGGTGGGAAAATCCACCATCGCCGTGAATCTGGCCTACGGCCTGGCTTTGGCTGGCAAAAAAGTTGGGCTGCTGGATGCCGACCTGCACGGGCCTTCAGTGGCCAAAATGACCGGCAGCGAGGGTGCCAGGGCATCCGGGAACGCGGAAGGAAAGATCCTGCCGGTGCGGCTGCATGACAATTTCCTCGCTCTCTCCATCGCCTATCTGATCGAAAACGCCGATTCCGCCCTCATCTGGAGAGGCCCCCTGAAAATGAGCGCTTTGAAGGACATGATCCAAAACACCGAATGGGGCGAACTGGATTATCTGATCATCGACTGTCCTCCCGGCACCGGAGACGAGCCGCTATCAGTGGTTCAGCTGCTGGGACGGGTGGACGGCGCTGTGGTGGTGAGTTCCGCCCAGGACGTTGCCCTTCTGGACGTGCGCAAGAATCTGGATTTTGCCAAAAAACTGGGCGTGCCGGTGCTGGGCCTGATCGAGAATATGTCCTGGATCGCCTGCCCCCACTGCGGCGAAAAAGTGGAGCTGTTCGGTGGTGAAGGGATCGCCAAAGCACTGATGGATTATGATGTGGACCTGCTGGCCAAACTTCCTTTCGACAGCAATATTACCTCCAGTTGCGATGGCGGACGGCCTTTCATTTACGAATTTGGCAAAACCCCTTCCGCGCAGATCCTGCAGGACTTCGTCCAGGGCGTGATCACCAAAACAGAAGGTTGA
- a CDS encoding peroxiredoxin, with protein MENEKQGIPLLGDKFPQMKVLTTRGMMTLPDDMKGKWFVLFSHPADFTPVCTTEFVAFQQRYEKFKALNCELIGMSVDQVFAHIKWEEWIKEKIGVEIQFPIIADTGSVANKLGLIHPGKDTNTVRAVFIIDAEGTIRIMLYYPQELGRNMDEILRAVEAMQVSDKNKVAMPANWPKGELFGDHVIIPPPKDVESAQKRMEGAKTGEYECLDWWLCHKKLS; from the coding sequence ATGGAAAACGAAAAACAAGGCATTCCCCTCTTGGGAGACAAGTTTCCCCAGATGAAGGTTCTCACTACCCGCGGCATGATGACCCTTCCGGACGACATGAAGGGAAAATGGTTCGTGCTGTTCAGCCACCCGGCTGATTTCACTCCCGTCTGCACCACCGAGTTTGTGGCCTTTCAGCAGCGCTACGAGAAATTCAAAGCCCTCAACTGCGAGCTGATCGGCATGAGCGTGGACCAGGTGTTTGCGCACATCAAATGGGAAGAGTGGATCAAGGAAAAGATCGGCGTGGAGATCCAGTTCCCCATCATCGCCGACACCGGCTCTGTGGCCAACAAGCTGGGCCTCATCCATCCCGGTAAGGACACCAACACCGTGCGCGCAGTCTTCATCATCGACGCTGAAGGCACCATCCGCATCATGCTCTACTATCCCCAGGAGCTCGGACGCAACATGGACGAGATCCTCAGGGCAGTTGAAGCCATGCAGGTTTCCGACAAGAACAAAGTGGCCATGCCGGCCAACTGGCCCAAAGGCGAACTGTTCGGTGACCACGTGATCATCCCGCCGCCCAAAGACGTGGAGAGTGCCCAGAAAAGAATGGAAGGGGCCAAAACCGGCGAATACGAATGCCTGGATTGGTGGCTCTGCCACAAGAAGCTGAGCTAG
- a CDS encoding T9SS type A sorting domain-containing protein: MPVTNTDVTQLIGLWTIEAPPAGYFWAIPTSFSVQANWFTPNNNYSIVLNWNLFDVPLPVELSSFTATLTAFNEVQINWISQSESNMMGYRVYRSENTSHDGALLITPILIPATNTTTQQSYTVEDTEVEIGSTYFYWLESVEANNSMFYGPVSINVQGEVPPVYPEVTTLKNAYPNPFRANTSTNINVEVKDGETGTVTIYNLQGKVVKAYNVTPGSHTITWNGTDSNGNACSSGIYLYKLSTPSANATKKMVIIK, translated from the coding sequence GTGCCGGTTACAAATACCGATGTAACTCAACTGATCGGATTGTGGACGATCGAAGCTCCTCCTGCTGGCTATTTCTGGGCTATCCCCACGTCTTTCAGTGTACAGGCGAATTGGTTCACGCCGAACAACAATTACTCCATTGTGCTTAATTGGAATCTTTTCGATGTGCCATTGCCTGTAGAATTGAGCAGTTTTACCGCCACTCTGACTGCCTTCAACGAAGTTCAGATCAACTGGATCAGCCAGTCTGAAAGCAACATGATGGGTTATCGCGTATACCGCAGCGAAAACACTAGTCACGATGGTGCCCTTCTCATTACTCCAATTCTAATTCCTGCCACTAACACGACTACTCAGCAAAGTTACACCGTCGAAGACACCGAAGTTGAGATCGGCAGCACCTACTTCTACTGGCTGGAAAGCGTGGAAGCCAACAACAGTATGTTCTATGGCCCTGTAAGCATCAACGTCCAGGGTGAAGTACCTCCCGTCTATCCGGAAGTCACCACCCTCAAGAACGCCTACCCGAACCCCTTCCGGGCCAACACCAGCACCAACATCAACGTTGAAGTCAAAGATGGCGAAACTGGCACCGTGACTATTTACAACCTTCAAGGCAAAGTCGTGAAGGCTTACAACGTTACCCCGGGTTCCCACACCATCACCTGGAACGGCACTGACAGCAACGGCAATGCCTGCAGCAGCGGTATCTACCTCTACAAGCTCAGCACCCCTTCCGCCAACGCCACCAAGAAGATGGTCATCATCAAATAA
- the rpmE gene encoding 50S ribosomal protein L31: MKQGIHPKYEEVTVRCACGNEFKTRSTKGNMQVDICNVCHPFYTGKQKIIDTAGRVEKFNKKYNVKTDK, encoded by the coding sequence ATGAAACAGGGAATACACCCCAAATATGAAGAGGTAACGGTGCGCTGCGCCTGCGGAAACGAGTTCAAGACCCGTTCCACCAAGGGCAACATGCAGGTGGATATCTGCAACGTCTGCCATCCTTTCTACACCGGCAAACAAAAGATCATCGACACCGCCGGCCGCGTGGAAAAATTCAACAAGAAATATAACGTCAAAACAGACAAGTAG
- a CDS encoding DUF1385 domain-containing protein: MEPKKEISVGGQAVIEGVMMRGPDSLATALRRKDGSIELYKQPFASKAKKGTFLGLPLVRGFVSLIEMLVIGMKTITLSANRAELDVKAEEAAQGKQQKEKSKVAVQTENLISYVIAFGLAFVLFAWLPYRIADWIGLAKQNFYFNLFAGSIRIVFFVLYIWLISRMKDIHRLFQYHGAEHKNVNAYEKETGLDIAAIQTNTTIHPRCGTSFMFFVLLVSILIFSVTDTLVSLFILKGQVPMALRLGYHLLLIPLVSGVSYEILKFSGKNLKHPVVKLLTVPGMALQRITTQPPDDQMVETALVAMKAALDMDLDGHNVKVMPN, from the coding sequence ATGGAACCCAAAAAAGAGATCAGCGTTGGCGGCCAAGCCGTGATAGAAGGCGTGATGATGCGCGGGCCGGACTCCCTGGCCACCGCCCTCCGCAGAAAAGACGGCTCGATCGAGCTATATAAACAGCCCTTTGCCAGCAAAGCCAAAAAAGGGACTTTCCTGGGCCTGCCCCTCGTGCGGGGCTTTGTGTCCCTGATCGAGATGCTGGTGATCGGCATGAAGACCATCACGCTTTCCGCGAACCGCGCGGAACTGGACGTCAAAGCCGAGGAAGCGGCCCAAGGCAAGCAACAGAAAGAGAAATCCAAGGTCGCTGTCCAAACCGAAAACCTGATCAGCTACGTGATCGCGTTCGGGTTGGCCTTTGTGCTTTTCGCTTGGCTACCCTACCGGATCGCTGACTGGATCGGGCTGGCCAAGCAGAATTTCTATTTCAACCTCTTCGCGGGCAGCATCCGCATTGTGTTTTTTGTGCTCTACATCTGGCTGATAAGCCGGATGAAGGACATCCACAGATTGTTCCAATACCACGGCGCGGAGCACAAGAACGTGAACGCCTACGAAAAAGAGACCGGCCTTGATATTGCCGCTATACAGACCAATACAACCATCCATCCCCGCTGCGGCACCAGCTTCATGTTCTTTGTGCTGCTGGTCTCGATCCTCATCTTTTCCGTCACGGACACGCTGGTGTCGTTATTCATCCTCAAAGGTCAGGTCCCCATGGCCCTGCGCCTGGGTTATCACCTGCTCCTGATACCGCTCGTTTCGGGGGTAAGCTACGAGATCCTGAAGTTCAGCGGCAAAAACCTGAAGCACCCCGTTGTGAAGCTGCTCACAGTTCCCGGCATGGCCCTGCAGCGCATCACCACTCAACCCCCGGACGACCAGATGGTGGAAACGGCTCTGGTGGCGATGAAAGCTGCCCTGGACATGGACCTGGATGGGCACAACGTGAAGGTGATGCCCAACTGA
- the prfA gene encoding peptide chain release factor 1 — MLPREKLEGLKQELAELQNTLSDSSALADPRRYRELMRRNKELSAICGEWDRYLHLEAQVHGVEHLLRTETDPEMADMARQELEELVIRIEGSEIKLRDLLIPSDPNDSKNAIVEIRAGTGGEEAALFVADLYRMYSYYAEQKGWKQQLLDLNETGLGGYKEIIFMLSGEEAYGLMRFESGVHRVQRIPVTESGGRIHTSAVSVAVLPEAEDIDIEIAENDLRVDVYRSSGHGGQSVNTTDSAVRITHLPSGIVVTCQDEKSQLKNKVKAMKVLRSRLLDAEISRQEQEIARSRKAQVSTGDRSAKIRTYNFPQSRVTDHRINLTSYNLDSFLAGNIDEFIQALRIAWRNEKVNG, encoded by the coding sequence ATGTTGCCCCGCGAAAAACTGGAGGGTTTGAAACAGGAACTGGCGGAGCTGCAGAACACGCTGTCTGACAGCTCTGCGCTTGCCGATCCCCGCCGCTACAGGGAATTGATGCGCCGCAACAAGGAGCTCTCCGCCATCTGCGGCGAATGGGATCGCTATCTGCATCTGGAAGCCCAGGTCCACGGCGTGGAACACCTGCTTAGAACCGAGACGGACCCTGAAATGGCCGACATGGCGCGTCAGGAACTGGAGGAACTGGTAATCCGGATTGAGGGAAGCGAAATCAAACTCCGCGACCTGCTGATCCCCAGCGACCCCAACGACAGCAAAAACGCCATCGTCGAGATCCGCGCTGGCACAGGCGGCGAGGAAGCAGCGCTGTTCGTGGCCGATCTATACAGGATGTACAGCTATTATGCGGAGCAGAAAGGCTGGAAACAGCAATTGCTGGACCTCAACGAGACCGGCCTGGGGGGTTACAAAGAGATCATTTTCATGCTCAGTGGTGAAGAAGCCTATGGCCTGATGCGCTTTGAAAGCGGCGTCCACCGCGTTCAGCGCATTCCGGTAACCGAATCCGGAGGCCGCATCCACACTTCCGCCGTGAGCGTGGCCGTGCTGCCCGAGGCAGAGGACATCGATATCGAGATCGCCGAAAACGACCTTCGGGTGGATGTGTACCGCAGTTCCGGGCATGGAGGCCAAAGCGTTAACACCACAGATTCCGCGGTACGCATAACCCACCTGCCCAGCGGGATCGTGGTCACCTGCCAGGACGAGAAATCCCAGCTCAAGAACAAAGTGAAAGCCATGAAAGTTCTGCGCTCCCGGCTGCTCGATGCCGAGATCAGCAGGCAGGAACAGGAAATTGCCCGCTCGCGCAAGGCCCAGGTCAGCACTGGAGACCGTTCCGCCAAGATCCGCACCTACAATTTTCCCCAATCCCGGGTTACCGACCACAGAATAAACTTGACAAGCTACAATCTGGATTCTTTTTTGGCCGGCAACATAGATGAGTTCATCCAGGCTCTGCGGATCGCCTGGCGCAACGAAAAGGTAAATGGATAG
- a CDS encoding hemolysin family protein, producing the protein MDRLSIPEILLWSLVFLVLLGLSFLFSGFENGIISINLLELEGKARKDKTSARLLASLRQPDKLLGTTLLGNNVVNILMATLSTYVASRYITGFDARYTALVIGAVVLVFGEVVPKSIFRDHADTIVPVIYPFMRFVYFLFKPLVLGVSWLNSVLRKWLKITEGNDFNYLTKDDLSYLLSLTEADEADEPQMDMIEDALDFTEQMARNVMVPRTDLVAIPETATVAEAIEIAREEGFTRYPVFGKDLDDIKGILIIYDVLKREYTPDTLVSKLLHKPFFTPENTDLDVLLREMQKHRRSIAIVVDAYGGTSGIVTMEDILEEIFGDIADEYDEAEEIPEVEQVSPNTWLVQADTEIDHLADEHGINLPEGDYETVAGLILDKLARIPHQGQIVIVGDYRIQVLQATDKKIIKVKIHKTSTRGES; encoded by the coding sequence ATGGATAGATTGTCAATTCCCGAAATACTGCTCTGGAGCTTGGTTTTTTTGGTACTCCTGGGTTTGTCGTTCCTGTTTTCCGGGTTTGAGAACGGGATCATCTCGATCAACCTGCTGGAACTGGAAGGCAAGGCCAGAAAGGACAAAACCTCCGCCAGGCTGCTGGCCAGCCTGCGCCAGCCAGACAAACTTCTGGGCACCACCCTGTTGGGAAACAACGTTGTCAACATTCTCATGGCCACCCTTTCCACCTATGTGGCCAGCAGATACATCACCGGCTTCGACGCGCGCTATACTGCCCTGGTGATCGGGGCAGTGGTGCTTGTTTTCGGTGAAGTCGTCCCTAAATCCATCTTCCGGGATCACGCCGACACCATTGTGCCAGTCATCTACCCTTTCATGCGCTTTGTTTACTTTCTTTTCAAACCGCTGGTCCTGGGAGTTTCCTGGCTGAATTCGGTTTTGCGCAAATGGCTCAAGATCACCGAAGGCAACGACTTCAACTATCTCACCAAAGATGATCTTTCCTATTTGCTGTCACTCACAGAGGCCGACGAAGCTGATGAACCGCAGATGGACATGATAGAGGACGCGCTGGATTTCACGGAACAGATGGCGCGCAACGTGATGGTCCCGCGCACAGACCTGGTGGCCATCCCCGAAACCGCGACCGTGGCCGAGGCCATCGAGATCGCCCGGGAAGAGGGATTCACCCGCTATCCGGTTTTCGGCAAGGACCTTGACGACATCAAGGGCATCCTCATCATCTATGATGTGCTCAAACGTGAATACACTCCGGACACCCTGGTCAGCAAACTGCTGCACAAACCCTTTTTCACCCCGGAAAACACTGATCTGGATGTGCTGCTGCGGGAGATGCAGAAACACCGCCGCAGCATCGCCATCGTGGTGGACGCCTATGGCGGCACTTCCGGGATCGTGACCATGGAAGACATTCTGGAAGAGATCTTTGGCGACATAGCGGACGAATATGACGAAGCTGAGGAGATCCCGGAAGTGGAACAGGTTTCCCCCAACACCTGGCTGGTGCAGGCGGACACAGAGATCGACCACCTGGCCGACGAACATGGCATCAACCTCCCCGAGGGCGACTACGAAACCGTGGCCGGGCTGATCCTGGACAAGCTGGCCCGCATCCCCCACCAGGGCCAGATAGTGATTGTGGGGGATTACCGCATTCAGGTGCTGCAGGCTACGGACAAAAAGATTATCAAGGTCAAGATACATAAAACCAGTACAAGAGGTGAATCATGA